DNA from Tsuneonella dongtanensis:
TGGCTCCCTTGTTGATTGTCAGCTTCTACGGTCTCGGTTTGCTCCGGTTCCTAATCACGCAGCAATTCGTTTATACCCGTTTTCGCGCGCGTCTGCGCATCGACCGTCTTCACTATCACGGCGCAATAGAGGTTGGGACCCGGGCTGCCGTCAGGCAGAGGCTTTCCGGGCAGCGAACCAGGGACCACCACCGAATAGGGCGGCACGCGGCCGACGTGAACTTCGCCAGTCTTGCGGTCGACGATCTTTGTCGAGGCGCCGATGAAAACGCCCATCGACAGCACAGCGCCTTCGCAGACGCGAACGCCCTCGACCACCTCGGACCGGGCGCCGATGAAGCAACCATCCTCGATGACGACGGGCCCTGCCTGCAGGGGTTCCAGCACCCCGCCGATGCCGACGCCGCCCGAAAGGTGCACGTGCTTGCCGATCTGGGCACAACTGCCCACGGTCACCCAGGTATCGACCATCGTCCCTTCGCCGACGTAGGCGCCGATGTTGACGAAGCTGGGCATGACCACCACGCCCTTGTCGATGAAGCTCCCGCGTCGAACCACGGCACCCGGTACGACCCGGAAGCCGGCTTCACGGAAGCGGTTCTCACCCCAACCGGAAAACTTGAGCGGTACCTTGTCGTAAGCAGGCGCGCTTGCGCTGCCGCCTTCGATCACGGCGTTGTCGGCGAGGCGGAAGCTCAGCAACACGGCCTTCTTGAGCCACTCGTTTACACGCCATCCGCCGGCGCCGTCGGACTCGGCTACGCGTGCCGTACCGTTGTCGAGCATCTCGAGGGCCGCATCCACAACCTGGCGAACTTCGCTGCTGCCCGGATTTACCTCGCTCCGGCTTTCCCATGCCGCCTCGACGGCGGATTGGAGTTCGGCTGACATTCCTGCTGCTCCCGTTTGGCTACGGCCCCCTGGGCGCTAGCGGGGCGCGGGAACGGGGGCAAGGGAACATGTGGGCTTTGGCCGTCGTTGGCGGATCGTCCGAAAAATCGGCGTTCAGCGATTCTTCAACCATGGTGCGCAAGATGGCCGTAACTTTCGGGATTGCTGCAATATGACCGGTCGACGCCTGCACAGATTGCCGTGGGAAGTTGGCTCCGCTCTGGCGGTCCTTCTGGCCATGTCGGCGTGTGGTGGCGGTGGGGGCGCCGGCGGGGGCGGGGTAATCAGTACCCCGGGACCGACGCCGAGCCCGAGCCCGAGCCCGAGTCCAACTCCTGCCCCGACTCCGACGCCGACCCCCACTCCAACCCCGACAGCCACGACTGCCGCGTCCTTCGATACGGCGGAATTCCGCCGCTCTGATGGCCCCGGCTTTCACAACGCGACGGCTGCATGGGCGCAGGGCGCGACCGGCGCTGGTGTAAAGGTTGCAGTGATCGATACCGGCATCGACACGGACAGTCCCGAGTTCGCGGGACGTATCGATCCGGCAAGTTCCGACGTCGCCGGCAATGGGACGGTCGAGGCGGTGGACGACCATGGTACCAACGTAGCCATGATTGCGGCAGCCGCGCGCAACAACACCGGGATCATGGGAATTGCGTACAACGCGACCATCGTCGCGCTGCGAGCCGATCGCCCTGGAAGTTGCTCGAATACCTCGCCGTCGAACACCGACGGGTGCGTTTTTTCGGATCGCGACATTGCGACGGGAATCGATCGTGCGGTTGCTGCGGGCGCTTCGGTGATCAATCTCAGCCTGGGTGGCGAGAGCCCCAACGGCACGCTCGTCGCGGCGGTCCAACGCGCGGCGGCTGCCGGAACGGTCATCGTCGTCTCTGCCGGAAATGAAGGCGATGGCAGCGACCCTGCGGTCGATCCCAACCAGCCAAATCCGTTCGCATCTGGTGTCCGCAACGCAGGTGGCGGAAACGTCATCATAGTCGGCTCGGTCAACGATGTCGGGACGTTTTCCCGGTTCAGCAACAAGGCCGGCAGCCAGGCGAGTTTCTTTTTGTCGGCCCTCGGCGAGCGGGTCTGCTGCGTCTACGAAAACGGCACATTGAAGGTCGAGTCGACCACCAGCGGCACTTTCGTCACGGTGATTTCCGGCACCAGTTTCTCCGCGCCACAAGTTGCGGGAGCCGCGGCACTGCTTAAGCAGGCCTTTCCTAACCTGACGGGTACGCAGATCGTCGATATCCTACTGACGAGCGCACGCGATGCCGGCGCAGCGGGCACCGACACGACATACGGGCGGGGTATCCTCGACATTGCTGCGGCCTTCGCGCCCCGCGGAGCGACGACGCTGGCCGGCAGTACGGCACAAGTTCCGCTCGGCGACGATACCGCGATTGGGTCCGCCCCGATGGGCGACGCTTTCGCCGGCATCACGACCCGGGCAATTGTCCTCGATTCCTATGGACGCGCATACGGGACGGACCTGGGGCTTGGCATGCAGCAGGCAACGCAGGTGCCGCGACTATTGGGCGCGCTCGAAGAGCGATCGCGTCGGGTCGGTGCGCGAACGGATGCGTTGAGCATGGCGTTCTCGATTGCCGAAAGCACGGATGGTGGCAGCGCGTGGCCGGCCCAGCTTCGCCTTAGCCGCCAGGATGCGGATGCCGCCAAAGTGCTGGCCGGGCGCGCGGCGCTCGCACTCGCGCCGGGCAAGCAAATCGCATTCGGCTTTCGCGAACGGAGCGATGGCCTGGTGGCCGAACTCCAGGGGCATGAGCGCCCGGCGTTCATGATTGCAGGCGAGGCGCGAGGCGACTTGGGCTTTTCCGCGGGCGCGGACGTAGCGGTTGCCTATCGCCAAAGGCTGGGTCCGTGGGGACTGACTGCCACCGCCGAGACCGGAGAGGCCTGGCTCGGCTCGCTGCGGATGGTCGATGGAACCCTCGGGAGGAGCAGGGAAAGCCGCGATACAGCCGCCTTCTCTCTTGCTGCAGACCGGCATTTCGGTGCGGTCGAGACGGCGCTCGGACTGACGTGGTTGAGCGAGGACCGCACCATCCTTGGGGCCTATTTCAGCGACGCGTTCGGCGCAGGCGGGGCTGGCACCATGTTCGTGGATGCGAGCGTCGGCTGGAAGTTCGCAGATGGCTGGCGCCTCGGCGGAAGCGCGCGCCAAGGGTGGACCCGCGCCGAAAAGGTCGGCGCCATCGCAAGCGGTTCGCACTTCACCAGTCGTGCATGGTCGGCAGACATAGCCAAACGGGGCGTTCTTGGGCGCTCCGACAGCCTGAGTTTCCGCCTGTCGCAGCCGCTGCGGGTTGAAAGCGGAGGCCTGGCCCTCAGCCTACCGGTCGATTACGACTACGGCAGTCTCTCGCCCACGTATGCCGTGCGGGCCATCTCGCTCTCGCCCAGCGGACGTGAACTCGACGGCGAGATCGCCTGGGCAGGGCGCCTGTTCGGCGGAAGCGCCGCGGCGAGCCTCTATTATCGCAAGGATCCCGGACACGTGGCGAGCTTGCCCGACGACAAGGGCATTGCGCTGAAATGGGCGAAGTCGTTCTAGGAGCTTAGCCTGCGCCGGCTTTCTCGGCGAAGCTCCAGGCCTTCTGCGCGAGCGGGTCAACCCGCGCACTCATCGCTTTGGCGTGCGCGGAACTTGCGGTTCCGTCGATCACCCGTTTCTTGATGCCCTGAAGGATGCCTGCGAGCCGGAAGTGGTTGTAGGCGAAATACCAGTTCATGTCCGGCACATCGGTGCGCCCTGTCGCCGCGCAATAGCGCTCAACCACTTCGTCGAGCTCGGGAATGCCGAGGTCCGCGCGGTCGAGGTCCATCACCCCCGACCGGCCGCCGTTCTCGGTGACCCAGGCCATGCAGAGGTAAGTGAAGTCGGACAGCGGATCGCCGAGCGTCGAGAGCTCCCAATCGAGCACGGCGAGCACTTCGGGCTGGTCGTGCGCGAAGATCATGTTGTCGATCCGGTAATCGCCGTGGACCACGCTGGTGCGGGTCTGCTCGGGCAGCGTTGCCGGAAGGTACTCGATGAGCTTCTCCATCGCCGGCATGTGCTCGGTCTCGGAGAGGCGGTACTGCTTGGTCCAGCGATCGACCTGGCGGCCGAAGTAGTTGCCGGGCTTGCCGTAGTCCTCGAGCCCGGCTTCGGCGAGATCGACGTTGTGGAGCGCGGCCAGCGTATCGGTCATCGCGAAATAGACCGCGCGGCGCTCGTCGGCTGAAGCGCCCGGCATCGCGCCGTCCCAGATCGTGCGACCGTCGACCATGTCCATGACGTAGAACCACGAGCCGACCACATCGTCGTCGGTGCACAGCCCGTATTGCCGCGCGACCGGGAAGCCGACCTTGTGGAGGCCCGACTGGACCTTGAACTCGCGGTCGACCGCGTGCGCGCTGGGCAGCAGTTTGCCGAACGGTTTGCGGCGCAGGACATAGTTCCCGCTGGGGCTGGACAGCTTGTAGGTCGGGTTGGACTGCCCGCCCTTGAACTTGCCTTGGGACAGCGGTCCGCGGAAGCCCGGGACATTGGCTTCCATCCACGCGGTAAGGCGTGCCTCGTCCAGCCGGTCGGCCTCCGATGGCTCGATCGTACCCGTGAACGCCGCCTGCGCGTCCTGAACTGCGGGCGCCTCGCTCATTGGTCGAACACGATCACGCTGCGCGCGCTGTCGCCTCCCTTCATCCTCTCGAACCCGTCATTCACTGCGCTCAGCGGGATGCGTTCGGCGATGATTGTGTCGAGATCCAGCAGTCCGCGCATGTAGAAATCCACCAGTCGCGGCAGATCGACGGGGAAGCGGTTCATCCCCATGATCGCGCCCTGCAATTTCTTGCCTTGCAGCAGATCGAGTGCGCCGAGGCCGACCTTGCAGTCGAGCGGCATCATCCCGAGGATCGTCGCGGTGCCGCCGCGCCGCAGGACCTTGCAGGCGAGATCGGCCGACGCCTGGCGTCCCACTGCCTCGATGGCGTGGTGGACGCCTCCCTTCGTCATCTCGATGACCTGCTGCGCCGCGTCGTCTGCCAGCGCATCGACTGCATGGGTCGCCCCGAGGACCTTGGCGAGCTCGCGCTTCGAAGCCACGGGATCGCAAGCGATGATCATGCCCGCGCCGGCGATCTTGGCCGCATTGATCGCAGCCAGGCCGACGCCGCCGCAGCCGATCACGGCGACCGTCTCGCCCGGCACCAGTTTGCAGGCGTTGAAGATCGTTCCCGCGCCGGTGGTCACTGCGCAGCCGATGACCGCCGCCCGGTCGAGCGGCATCTCAGGATCGATGCGCACGCAGGCATGCTCGTGAATCAGCATCTGTTCGGCGAAGGCCGAAAGATTGAGCATCTGCGCGATCGGGCTGCCATCGGGCCGCGAAAGCCGCGTCGGCGCGCCTTGTGCACGTCGCGTGTCGGCACCGAGGCACAACGCCATGCGTCCCGTCACGCAGAACTCGCAGTGTCCGCAGAACGCGCTGAGACACGATACGACGTGGTCGCCGGGTTTGACCGTCCGGACTTCGCTGCCAACCGCTTCGACCACGCCCGCCGCCTCGTGGCCGGGAACGGCGGGGAGGGCGTGCGGATAGGTCCCCTCGATGAAGTGGAGGTCGGAGTGGCAAAGTCCGCAAGCCGCAGTGCGGATCAGCACCTCGTGCGGACCCGGCTTGGAAATCGAGAGCTCTTCGATCTCCAGCGGGGCCTTCGGCTGAATGAGTACCGCAGCCTTCATCGGGTCACCGCCAGGTCGCCGGAGCTGAATTCGGGCTCGCCCGGGGGCTGCACGTTCGGGGCGTGTCGGGCGAACTCCATGCGCGCGATGGCCCGCGCGTGGACCTCGTCCGGACCGTCAGC
Protein-coding regions in this window:
- the dapD gene encoding 2,3,4,5-tetrahydropyridine-2,6-dicarboxylate N-succinyltransferase; its protein translation is MSAELQSAVEAAWESRSEVNPGSSEVRQVVDAALEMLDNGTARVAESDGAGGWRVNEWLKKAVLLSFRLADNAVIEGGSASAPAYDKVPLKFSGWGENRFREAGFRVVPGAVVRRGSFIDKGVVVMPSFVNIGAYVGEGTMVDTWVTVGSCAQIGKHVHLSGGVGIGGVLEPLQAGPVVIEDGCFIGARSEVVEGVRVCEGAVLSMGVFIGASTKIVDRKTGEVHVGRVPPYSVVVPGSLPGKPLPDGSPGPNLYCAVIVKTVDAQTRAKTGINELLRD
- a CDS encoding S8 family peptidase; translated protein: MSACGGGGGAGGGGVISTPGPTPSPSPSPSPTPAPTPTPTPTPTPTATTAASFDTAEFRRSDGPGFHNATAAWAQGATGAGVKVAVIDTGIDTDSPEFAGRIDPASSDVAGNGTVEAVDDHGTNVAMIAAAARNNTGIMGIAYNATIVALRADRPGSCSNTSPSNTDGCVFSDRDIATGIDRAVAAGASVINLSLGGESPNGTLVAAVQRAAAAGTVIVVSAGNEGDGSDPAVDPNQPNPFASGVRNAGGGNVIIVGSVNDVGTFSRFSNKAGSQASFFLSALGERVCCVYENGTLKVESTTSGTFVTVISGTSFSAPQVAGAAALLKQAFPNLTGTQIVDILLTSARDAGAAGTDTTYGRGILDIAAAFAPRGATTLAGSTAQVPLGDDTAIGSAPMGDAFAGITTRAIVLDSYGRAYGTDLGLGMQQATQVPRLLGALEERSRRVGARTDALSMAFSIAESTDGGSAWPAQLRLSRQDADAAKVLAGRAALALAPGKQIAFGFRERSDGLVAELQGHERPAFMIAGEARGDLGFSAGADVAVAYRQRLGPWGLTATAETGEAWLGSLRMVDGTLGRSRESRDTAAFSLAADRHFGAVETALGLTWLSEDRTILGAYFSDAFGAGGAGTMFVDASVGWKFADGWRLGGSARQGWTRAEKVGAIASGSHFTSRAWSADIAKRGVLGRSDSLSFRLSQPLRVESGGLALSLPVDYDYGSLSPTYAVRAISLSPSGRELDGEIAWAGRLFGGSAAASLYYRKDPGHVASLPDDKGIALKWAKSF
- a CDS encoding phosphotransferase family protein, with amino-acid sequence MSEAPAVQDAQAAFTGTIEPSEADRLDEARLTAWMEANVPGFRGPLSQGKFKGGQSNPTYKLSSPSGNYVLRRKPFGKLLPSAHAVDREFKVQSGLHKVGFPVARQYGLCTDDDVVGSWFYVMDMVDGRTIWDGAMPGASADERRAVYFAMTDTLAALHNVDLAEAGLEDYGKPGNYFGRQVDRWTKQYRLSETEHMPAMEKLIEYLPATLPEQTRTSVVHGDYRIDNMIFAHDQPEVLAVLDWELSTLGDPLSDFTYLCMAWVTENGGRSGVMDLDRADLGIPELDEVVERYCAATGRTDVPDMNWYFAYNHFRLAGILQGIKKRVIDGTASSAHAKAMSARVDPLAQKAWSFAEKAGAG
- a CDS encoding Zn-dependent alcohol dehydrogenase, which produces MKAAVLIQPKAPLEIEELSISKPGPHEVLIRTAACGLCHSDLHFIEGTYPHALPAVPGHEAAGVVEAVGSEVRTVKPGDHVVSCLSAFCGHCEFCVTGRMALCLGADTRRAQGAPTRLSRPDGSPIAQMLNLSAFAEQMLIHEHACVRIDPEMPLDRAAVIGCAVTTGAGTIFNACKLVPGETVAVIGCGGVGLAAINAAKIAGAGMIIACDPVASKRELAKVLGATHAVDALADDAAQQVIEMTKGGVHHAIEAVGRQASADLACKVLRRGGTATILGMMPLDCKVGLGALDLLQGKKLQGAIMGMNRFPVDLPRLVDFYMRGLLDLDTIIAERIPLSAVNDGFERMKGGDSARSVIVFDQ